One Gadus morhua chromosome 13, gadMor3.0, whole genome shotgun sequence genomic window carries:
- the r3hdm2 gene encoding R3H domain-containing protein 2 isoform X2: MSVSLATDIQQQGESGPLTEPCSRGMGSPQPQATMDGTGEGLEPDDGSLHDAQRRAPNHSHSRKRPKSNAKLKLVRSLAVCEESSGPFSSDGLPESDIIQLHISCPSDKEEEKSSKEEYENEEKDKKDKTPRKMLSRDSSQEYTDSTGIDVHEFLVNTLKNNPRDRMMLLKLEQDILEFINDDNNQYKKFPQMTSYHRMLLHRVAAYFGMDHNVDQTGKAVIINKTGNTRIPEQRFSEHIKDERNIDFQKKFILKRDDASMDKDDNQIRVPLQDGRRSKSIEEREEEYQRVRDRIFARESSQNGYINDNRLSTEGYSSQKRRQIFRGNRESSSRASSSRQSSTDSDMKCLEPRPWSSTDSDSSNRTLRPPVTKASSFSGISILTRGDSLGSNKSSQGSCRGSRSGLPLVSPDLCPPSQVPQSSRSLLPCPPQPQQPHAQPPPQTALLPTPQQHPMGNHMMAQPVTSMQPSQSVSYSSPTCPQVLLPVSPPQQYTMGEELAPQFSQMTLSRQGSSENPEAPPMYQTAPPTAVLAQHPPPQTSYIMATAGPAMAPPSGYQPATGHPHPPPPPPPPSQPVMQAPPPPQGYMQPPPPQQIQVSYYPPGQYPGTGQQYRVPQPIAHQVSYPAQRAQPMPQPAQQSGLQTMMPSQQPSYQGMMGVQQPQNPGLINSQRAGMGGQMQSMMVQYQQMPSYQMESGLPACVQVSVGNESQQVQQQYQQQVMVPVSQSVQGPMPVYYSVITPTQQTSTSPSVGYLQPPSTEQYQITQSPSPCNPQQIQQQYSGVPAPGPGVMVMQLSVPNGPQPTQNPPLVQWNPCKYYSIEQRPSKPGELYKPENPQQAGTQLANSPLASPTQSPAPSPSGSVNSVCPGLGPLPLISQFSRPGGPAQGDGRYSLLGQPLQYSLCPPPLMHGQPSYNSHQGQGAMKHGARGKKQTLKSQSTDLGTTDVVVSRVLEVTDLPEGISRPEAQKLFNQLSLCGARIQWLKDPQGGRGGAGDNGSHPHHHHHHPHPHPQQQHHHHDPAHLYTVVAVFPSTMAAQSASFKLNNSGGGLFKLRAAKKNYDLRVLERASSQ; encoded by the exons ATGTCAGTAAGCCTGGCAACGGACATTCAGCAGCAGGGAGAGAGTGGGCCGCTCACCGAGCCCTGTAGCCGAGGCATGGGCTCCCCCCAACCTCAGGCCACCATGGATGGGACCGGGGAGGGCCTGGAGCCCGACGACGGCTCCCTGCACGATGCACAG AGACGGGCGCCTAACCACAGCCATAGCAGGAAAAGGCCTAAG TCCAATGCCAAGCTGAAGCTGGTACGGAGTCTGGCGGTGTGTGAAGAGTCCTCGGGTCCATTTTCTAGCGATGGACTTCCAGAATCG GATATCATTCAGCTGCACATCAGCTGTCCGTCCgacaaggaagaggagaagtCCTCCAAGGAGGAGTATGAAAACGAAGAGAAGGATAAAAAGGACAAAACGCCACGCAAAATGTTGTCCCGCG ACTCCAGTCAAGAATACACAGACTCCACTGGCATCGATGTCCATGAGTTTCTGGTCAACACACTGAAAAACAATCCCAG ggATCGAATGATGCTGCTCAAACTAGAACAAGATATCCTGGAGTTTATAAATGATGACAA TAACCAGTATAAGAAGTTTCCCCAGATGACCTCTTACCACCGCATGCTGCTGCACCGGGTGGCCGCATACTTTGGCATGGACCACAATGTGGACCAGACGGGCAAGGCTGTCATCATTAACAAGACGGGCAACACGCGCAT CCCAGAGCAAAGGTTTTCTGAGCACATTAAGGATGAGCGCAACATTGACTTCCAGAAAAAGTTCATCCTGAAGAGAGATGACGCTAGTATGGACAAGGACGATAATCAG ATCCGTGTTCCGCTGCAGGACGGGAGGCGCAGTAAGTCCATCGAGGAGCGTGAGGAGGAGTATCAGCGGGTACGAGACCGGATCTTTGCCCGAGAA TCCTCTCAAAATGGCTACATCAACGACAACAG ACTTTCCACTGAGGGCTACTCCTCTCAAAAGAGGAGGCAGATCTTTAG GGGGAACCGTGAGAGCTCGAGCCGGGCGTCCAGTAGCCGTCAGAGCAGCACGGACAGTGACATGAAGTGCCTGGAGCCGCGGCCCTGGAGCAGCACCGACTCGGACAGCTCCAACCGCACGCTGCGGCCGCCCGTCACCAAGGCCAGCAGCTTCTCGGGCATCTCCATCCTCACCCGCGGAGACAGCCTGGGCAGCAACAAGAGCTCCCAGGGCAGCTGCCGGGGCTCGCGTTCGG GCCTGCCCCTGGTGAGTCCGGACCTGTGTCCCCCAAGCCAAGTTCCCCAGTCCAGCCGCAGCCTGCTCCCCTGCCCGCCACAGCCCCAGCAGCCTCACGCCCAGCCCCCACCACAGACCGCCCTGCTCCCCACCCCACAGCAGCACCCCATGGGGAACCATATGATGGCCCAG ccaGTGACGTCAATGCAGCCCTCCCAGTCCGTCTCCTACTCCAGCCCAACCTGTCCCCAGGTCCTCCTGCCCGTCTCTCCTCCCCAGCAGTACACCATG GGAGAGGAGCTGGCCCCCCAGTTCAGCCAGATGACCCTGAGTCGGCAGGGCTCCAGCGAGAACCCAGAGGCTCCACCCATGTATCAGACGGCCCCGCCCACCGCCGTGCTCGCCCAGCACCCGCCCCCCCAGACCAGCTACATCATGGCCACCGCCGGGCCGGCCATGGCCCCGCCGTCGGGCTACCAGCCCGCCACGGGGCACCCACAcccgccgcccccgcctcctccaccctcccagccCGTCatgcaggccccgcccccaccgcaGGGCTACATGCAGCCCCCTCCGCCCCAGCAG ATCCAGGTGTCCTACTACCCTCCCGGTCAGTACCCCGGCACGGGCCAGCAGTACCGCGTACCCCAGCCCATAGCCCACCAGGTGTCCTACCCTGCGCAGCGAGCACAGCCCATGCCGCAGCCTGCACAGCAGTCGG GGCTCCAGACCATGATGCCCAGCCAGCAGCCTAGCTACCAGGGCATGATGGGAGTCCAGCAGCCCCAGAACCCAGGCCTCATCAACTCCCAGAGGGCCGGCATGGGGGGACAAATGCAGAGCATGATGGTCCAGTACCAGCAGATGCCCTCGTATCAG ATGGAGTCGGGTCTCCCTGCCTGCGTCCAGGTGTCCGTGGGGAATGAGTCCCAGCAGGTGCAGCAGCAGTACCAGCAGCAGGTCATGGTGCCCGTCAGCCAGTCTGTCCAGGGGCCCATGCCTGTCTACTACAGCGTTATCACCCCTACACAGCAGACCAGCACAAG TCCATCAGTAGGCTACCTGCAGCCCCCCAGCACGGAGCAGTACCAGATCACCCAGTCCCCGTCCCCATGCAACCCACAGCAGATCCAGCAGCAATAttcag GAGTGCCAGCCCCCGGTCCGGGGGTGATGGTCATGCAGCTCAGTGTCCCCAATGGACCGCAGCCTACCCAGAATCCTCCTCTGGTCCAGTGGAATCCGTGCAAGTACTACAGCATAGAGCAGAGGCCCAGCAAGCCAGGGGAGCTCTACAAGCCTGAGAACCCTCAACAG GCCGGTACTCAGCTGGCCAACAGCCCCCTGGCCTCCCCCACCCAGTCGCCCGCCCCGTCCCCCTCCGGCAGCGTGAACAGTGTGTGCCCTGGCCTGGGACCCCTGCCTCTCATCTCCCAGTTCTCTCGGCCCGGAGGACCAGCACAAG GGGACGGACGCTATTCCCTGCTGGGCCAGCCCCTGCAGTAcagcctctgtccccctccGCTCATGCACGGACAGCCCTCCTACAACTCCCATCAG GGCCAAGGAGCCATGAAACACGGAGCGAGAGGGAAGAAACAGACGCTGAAGTCTCAATCAACAGATCTTGGCACCACAGATGTCG TGGTCAGCCGCGTGCTGGAGGTGACCGACCTCCCCGAGGGGATCTCACGCCCCGAGGCCCAGAAGCTCTTCAACCAGCTCTCGCTGTGCGGCGCTAGGATCCAGTGGCTTAAGGACCCCCAggggggccgtgggggggcaggggacaACGGcagccacccccaccaccaccaccaccacccccaccctcacccccagcagcagcaccaccaccatgacccgGCCCACCTGTAcacggtggtggcggtgttccCCAGCACCATGGCCGCACAGAGCGCTTCCTTCAAACTCAACAACAGCGGCGGCGGCCTCTTCAAGCTGCGCGCCGCCAAAAAGAACTACGACCTCCGCGTTCTGGAGAGGGCCAGCTCCcagtga